DNA from Synechococcus sp. CBW1108:
CCAGGCCATGGCCGACCCCGCGCTGCAACCTGACGCCATCGTGGTGGGCTCCGGTGCCACCGGCGGCGTGGCGGCCATGGTGCTGGCCGAAGCCGGCCTGAATGTGCTGGTGCTAGAGGCGGGGCCGGAGCTGGGCTGGCGCGAGGCCCTCGGCAGCGAGCCGCTCAATAGCGCCCGGCGCCTGGCCCATATCTCCAGCGGCAAGCAACGGCTCCAACGCCACCACCCGGGGTATTGGAAACACAATCCAAACCTGTTCGTCGATGAGCGGCGCAACCCCTACACCACCCCCGCTGATGCCCCCTTTCTGTGGACCCGAGGGCGGCAAGTGGGCGGCAAAAGTCTCACCTGGGGTGGCATCACCCTGCGGCTCTCCGACTACGAATTCCAGGCCGACGCCCGCACTGGCCAGGGGCCAGGCTGGCCAATCGGCAGCAGGGAGCTGGCCCCCTACTACGGGCGGCTCGAGCAGCTACTGGGGGTGCACGGTGGCTGCGATGGGCTGAGCCAGTTGCCCGATGGCCACTTCCTGCCCCCCCTGCCCTTCACCCCGGGCGAACGGCACCTGCAGAGCCGCATCGCAGCCGAGCTCGGGCTGCCCCTGATTCACTCCCGCGGCTTCAGGCTGCATCGGCAGGCGGGCTGGCCCCGCTCCGCCAGCCAGGGAAGCACCCTGGCCAGGGCCCTGGCCACCGGCCGCACCCAGGTGCGCAGCAACGCGGTGGTGAGCCACCTGCTGATCCGAGGCGACAGGGCCGAGGGGGTGGTGCTGGTGAATGGAGCCACGGGCGCCCAGGAGCGGCTCAGCGCCCCCCTGGTGGTGCTGTGTGCATCCACGATCGAAACCGTACGGATCCTGCTGCACTCCAGTGAGGCCCACCAGAGCGGCGGGCTGGTCGATCCATCGGCAAGCCTGGGGCGCCACCTGATGGATCACATCTCCAGCAGCCGCTTCTTCTCCATTGCCGGAGTGGGCCCGCCGCAGGAAGAGGTGGAGCTCTCAGGAGCCGGCAGCTGCTTCATTCCCAACACCGTCAACCTGGAGCCGGGCAGCCAGAGCGACTTCCAGGGCGGCTACGGCCTCTGGTGCGCCCTGCAGCGTTTCGACCCGCCCAAGCTGCTGCAGCGGCGCCGCGGCGAGGCGGTGGGCTTCCTGATCGGCCACGGCGATGTGCTGCCCGATCCGGCCAACCAGGTGACCCTGAACACCAACCAGCTCGATGCCTGGGGGTTGCCCACGGTCCATATCAACTGCCGCTGGGGCGCCAACGAGCAGCGGCTGCTGGCCCACATGCACGGCCGCATGGAGGACGTTGTGGCCGCCGCCGGCGGCCAGATCCGGGCGATCGAAGAGCTGTTCGTGCTGCCGCTGCTGGAGCCCTGGCTCCGCACCAGCCTGGCGGTTAGCCCGGGGGCCCCACCCCCCGGCTACTACATCCATGAGCTGGGAGGGGCCCGCATGGCCGCCACGGCCGACGGGGGGGTGGTGAATTCGCTCAACCAGTGCTGGGGGGCGGCGAACGTGCTGGTGGTGGATGGAGCCTGCTGGCCGCGGGCCGGCTGGCAGAGCCCCACACTCACGGAGATGGCGATCACCTGGCGGGCCTGTGAAGCGGCCGCAGAACGGCTGCGCCACGGGGGTTAGGGGCCCGGGCGCCCAGGCCGCTCGGCAATCCTGTGTCAATCGCCACAATCGATACCGGCCGGGCTGCGCACAATGACTTGGCGACCTTTAACAGGGTCGGGCAAGGGAGAATCAGGCGGAGGTTGGCCCCTCTGCCTTTTTTTTTGGCTCCCCAGCTGGGGGCTTTGGGCTCAGCTGTTGAGGGAAAACCCGTTTAGGTAATGCTGGGCGACGTTTTGATCGCTGCAGCCGTTCTGAAATAGAAAGCTGGCCAGGGCTGAAGAAATCAGCCGGTATTGGTCCCACTGGGGATGCTGGAGCAGAAATTCCTTCATGCCCTCGAACAAAACCTCCGGCACCTCCGCCTCCAAGCTGACGCTGGCGGCCTCCTGCTCGATGCCGGGCTCCATGCAGCTCTCAATACAGCTCTCCATGCAGCGTTGAAGGTGGAGGCGTTCAGTGCTCATCGGCTGGGGAGGGCCCCGCTGCGGTGGCTTAAGTACGCCACAGGGAAGGGGGGTCGGTCAAATCGCACCGCCATCGCCAAACCCATCCCAATCCGGATTGAGATCGCCTGTGCTGACGGTCTCCTGCGGGAGCTGACGGCCCGCAGGAGTGGGGTGGGGTAGCGGGGCCCCGGGCTGTCAAGGGCAAGCTGAACCTTTGGCTGATTTCCCCAGCAGCAAGACTCCACGGGGAGCCTTGAGCGCTTTTTTGTGGAAAAACCCCAGCAAAACTGGGGAAAAGGGGGGCGAAATGGGGAAAGCCGCCATTGGTCAGCAGAGCTTATGCGCCCTGGTCCGGCAAGACTCGTCCCGCGCCGAGACGCTTGCACGGCCTGATCGATCCCGATTCCCTCACCCGCCAGTCCCGCCGCCTTTGCGCAGGGTGCCTGGACCCAGTGGGTGGTCTGCGTGGGGATAGGGGGCGTGGTGATGGCTGTTCTGGTGGTGATGGCTGTGCTCGTGGTGATGGCCAGCTGCGGGCAGGGGAACGCCATCGGGCTGGCAGGCGCCAGTGCACTCCCGCTCACAGAGATCGCAGCCATCGGTGAGGCCCTCAACGTGGTGGTGGTGGCTGTGCTGGGGAGCCCCCACTTCCGTTTCAAAGCCGAGCACCTGGGCCCGGTACTTGCACAGGGAGCAGTTCATCTGGGTGTCACCCCGCACCACCTCGGCAACCCTCTCGACGAAGGTGCCCAGCACCAGGGGGTGGTCAGCCAGGTAGGAAGCCTGCAGGAACTCCACCTCCGGGTGGTCTGCCGCCACCCGCTCGGTGTGCTGCCGGATCCGACTGACCAACACCCCTGAAAACAGAAAGTAGGGAAAGACGATTACACGGCGGTAGCCAAGCCTGACCACATGGCGCAAACCGGGCTCCACCAAAGGGAAGGTGACGCCGGAATAGACGGTTTCGCCCCAGCCGAAACCAAAGCCCTCCACGAGCATCCGGGTCACCTTGGACACATTGGAATTGGCATCCGGATCGGAGGAGCCCCGGCCCACCACCACCAGCAGGGTCTCGTGCAGAGGCACATCGGTCGGGGCCTGGGCCAGGGCTTCGCGGATCCGGGCACCGGCTGCCTGAATCATGTTGAGGTCGATGCCCAGCTCCCGGCCGTAGTCGATGCGCAGGCCAGTTTCGGCTGCGTAGGTGTTCAGCACCGAGGGGATGTCGTTTTTGGCATGGCCGGCGGCAAACAACATGGCCGGCACCGCCAGCACCTGGCCCACCCCCTTTGCCCGCAGGGCGTCGAGGCCATCACGCAAGATTGGCCGGGCGAATTCCAGGTAGCCGTATTCCACCGGCACCGCGGGCAATTGGGCCTGCAGGCCCCGGGCCAGCTGGGCGAATTCAGCCACCGCCAGGCGGTTGCGGCTGCCGTGGCCGCACACCAGAACCCCAATCGGTCCGTGGGGGCCTTGGCTGAGGTCAAGACCGGAGGGGGAAGCCATGGCAGATCACACTTGCTGCGACCCTATTCCCGCAAGTCAGCCGGCAGGATAGGGGGTCTTCAGGCTGCCCAAGCCGCAATGGCCCTGCGCCTCCCCCCCTACCAGGAGCTGCCTGCCCCGGGCCCGGCCAGCGAACTGCTGGAAATTCCCATTGCCCAGCTCCGTCCCACCCAGCTCTGCGTGGGGCTGGCCGAAGTGCGCAGCCGGCTGCGGGACTTCAGCGCAGAGGATGCCGGCGAACGCCGCTCCTACCTGGGCAGCAAGCCGGTTCCCCTGGTGCGCAACCGGGCCGGCCAGATGTGGATGGTGGATCGCCACCACCGGCTGCGGGCCCTGATCGAAATCGCCCCTGGCGCCACCGCCTTTGGCTACGTTGTGCTCGAGCTCGACAGCGACGACCCGCTGCAGGTGCTGGAGATCCTGAAGGAACGGGGCTGGTTGTATCTCTACGACGGCCGCGGCCTGGGGCCCCTGTCGCCCTCAGCCCTGCCCGCCCAGCTGACCGGTCTCCAGGACGACCCCTACCGAAGCCTGGTGTGGAAACTGAAAAAAGAGGGGGTGATCGAGCCAGCGCCGCTGATCCCCTTCCATGAATTTCGCTGGGGAGCCTGGCTGCGCAGCCGGCCCTTACCCCCCTTCAGCTCCGAGCAGCTCGAGCCTGCCCTGCCGCGGGCCATGGCCCTGGCCAAATCCAAGGCTGCCTCCCACCTGGCGGGCTGGAAGGGCAGTGCCTGAAGCCGAAGCCGCGTGATCTCAAGCTGGCTCAGCGATAACCGGCTGACAGTCTTCGCCCTGCCGCTGCTGGGGGGCCTGTTTGGCGACCTGCCGATTACCGCCAGCACGCGGGTGAGTCGGTTGCTGGGCCGGCTCTAGTGCTCCACGCTGGTGATCAGCGATCCCCTGCGCAGCTGATGACCTTTCACCACCTGCTGGTGCCCACAGATGGCTCGGAGCTCTCCAGCCAGGCCGTAGCCCAAGCAGTGGAGCTCGCCGGGGCGATCGGGGCGCGGCTCACCCTGTTTCACGTGCAGACCAACTTCCCGATCTCCCTGGTGGGCGTGGGCGAGCTGGTGGATCCGCACACGGTCGACACCCTGGTGAAGGCGGCACGAGCCCGGGCCGAGCAAATCCTGACGGAAGCTGGCGCGATGGCGGAGGCCGCCGCCGTGCCCTGGGGCCGCGAAACGGTGGTGCATGCCCTGCCCCATGGCGCAATTCTGGAGGCCGCCGGGCGCCTTGGCGCCGACCTGATCGTGATGGCCTCCCACGGGCGCCGCGGCCTGGAGGGGGTGCTTCTGGGCAGCGAAACCCAGCGGGTGCTCAGCCAGAGCCCCTGTCCGGTGCTGGTTGTGCGCTGACCTCTACGCTGCGAGCCAGTGCAACAGGCGAGCTGGTGGCGAAGGACGAAGCAAGCAGGGGTGAGGAACTCCGCGAACTGGGCTGGACCGCCGAGGAGGTGCGCCAGTACGAGGAGCTCTGGGAGTACCGCCAGCGCTGGGGGGCCATCAACCTCGAGCCGGAGGACCGGGTGTTGCTGCGCCGGGCCGAGGCCGCCCTGCCCAAACGGGCCGCCCATGGCAAGGGTTCCGTGAAGAAGACGATCAAGGAGAAGTCCCATTACCGCTGGCTCAGCTTCTACCGCGATGCCATGCTCGCCAGCGCCGCCGAAGTGGGGCTCGCAGCCGATGAAGAGGCCGCCTGGGTGATCCTGCTGGAGGCGGAGCTGGCGGCCCTCGAGCAGCTCCAACCGGTGCTCGGCCTGCCGGACACCCTCAAGGCCAAGGGACTGCTGGCCGCCCGGGAGGCCTGGATCGAGGCCATCGCCAGTCAGGGCCGACTGCTCAGCTTCGACTTCGACGCCCCGCTGCTGGCCCTCAAGCAAAAGGAGAGCAGCAACTGGAAACCCCTGCGCCCGGAGGGCGCCCGCTCCTACCCGGTGCTGGATGCGGCTGGGGCCGCCGCCTTTCGCGCCCAGGTTGGCCCTGCCCTCTCTGCCTGGATGGGGGCCAACTTCCCATCCCTCAAGGAGACCCCTCAGAGCCAACCGGTGGCAGCGGCTGCCGGCTAGGGCACCGGCGCATCGGCACTGGCCTGCACCCGCACCGGCGCCACCTTCCAGATCCGCTCGGCATAGTCGGCAATCGAGCGGTCGCTGCTGAAGAAGCCGCACTTCATCGTGTTGTGCAGGGACATCCGGGCCCAGCGGCTGCGGTTAATCCAGGCCCCATCCACCTCATTTTGGGCGCGACGGTAATCGGCCACATCGGCCATCACCCGGAAGGGGTCATGGCTGGTGAGGCTGGCCAGCAGCGGGTGAAACAGCTCCCCATCGCCCTCACTGAAATAGCCCGAGCCAATCAGCTCCAGGGCCTGCCGCACAACCGGATCCTGCTCGATCCAGGGCATGGGGTGGTAACCGCTGTGGCCCAGCTGCTCGATCTGCTCGGCGGTGTGGCCGAAGAGGAAGAAGTTTTCCGCCCCAACGCAATCGCGGATCTCGATGTTGGCCCCATCGAGGGTGCCGATCGTCACGGCCCCGTTGAGCGCCATCTTCATATTGCCGGTACCGGAGGCCTCCTTGCCAGCGGTGGAGATCTGCTCGGAGAGGTCAACCGCCGGATACACCAGCTGGCCCAGGCTGACGCTGAAATTGGGCAGGAACACCACCTTGAGGCGCCCATCCATGGCCGGATCCATGTTCACCACATCGGCAATACCCACCAACAGCCTGATGATCAGCTTGGCTATGGCGTAGCCCGGCGCCGCCTTGCCGCCGAACACGAAGGTGCGGGGCGGCAGGTTCTCCCCCTCACGGATGCGCAGGTAGCGCTCGACGATCTGCAGGGCCGCCAGGTGCTGGCGCTTGTATTCATGGATGCGCTTCACCTGCACATCGAAGAGGGAGTTGTGGTCCACCAGCACCCCCAACTCCTTGCGCATGTACTGGGCCAGGCGCTGCTTGCCGAGATCCCGCACCGCCTGCCAGCGCTCGAGGAAGGCCGGGTCATCGGCATAGGGCGCCAGCCCCTCCAACTCCTCCAAATGGGTGCGCCAGCGCTCCCCGATCACCTCGTCCAGCAGGGTTGCCAGGGGAGGATTGGCCACCGCCAGCCAGCGCCGGGGGGTGACGCCGTTGGTGACATTGGTAAAGCGCTCCGGCCAGATCCGAGCCAGGTCGGCGAACAGGTGCTGCTTGAGCAGGGTGCTGTGCAACTCGGCAACGCCATTGACGTGGTGGCTGCCAACCACTGCCAGGTTGGCCATGCGCACCCGCCGTTGGGGGCCCTCTTCGATCAGGGAGATGCGCTGCAGAATTTGGAAATCTCCGGGGTAGCGAATCCGAGCCATGCGCAGGAAGCGGGAGTTGATCTCGTAGATGATCTCCAGCTGGCGCGGCAGCAGCTGCTCGAACAGCTCCACCCCCCAGGTTTCGAGGGCCTCGGGCAGCAGGGTGTGGTTTGTGTAGCTGATGCTGGCGGTGGTGATCGACCAGGCGGTGTCCCAGTCGACGCCGTGGACGTCCAGCAGCAGCCGCATCAACTCGGCGACGGCGATGGCGGGATGGGTGTCATTGAGCTGCACCGCAAACTTGTGGTGGAATTCGGTCACTTCCAGGCCCTGGCCCCGCAGGATGCGGAACATGTCCTGGAGGGAGCAGCTGACGAAGAAGATCTGCTGGGAGAGGCGCAGCCGCTTGCCCTGGTCGAGTTCGTCGTTGGGGTAGAGCACCTTGGAGAGGGTTTCCGACTGCATCTTGCGCAGCACGGCCCTGGTGTAGTCACCTGCGTTGAAGGAGGCGAAGTCGAAGGCCTCCGGTGCCACCGCCGACCACAGCCGCAGGGTGTTGGCGGTGTTGACGCCGTAGCCAAGGATCGGTGTGTCGTAGGCCACGCCGATCACGGTGTGCTCACCGATCTGCACCGGGTAGCTCCACTCGGGCCGGATCAACTCCCAGGGGTTGCCCTGGGCCAGCCAGGGGTCCGTGCTCTCCACCTGGCCATGGGGTGTGATCTGCTGGCGGAAGATGCCGAATTCGTAGCGGATGCCGTAACCGATGGCCGGCAGTTCCAGGGTTGCCATCGACTCCTGGAAGCAGGCGGCCAGCCGGCCGAGGCCCCCATTGCCCAGGCCGGGCTCGGGCTCCTCAGCGATCAGCTCCTGGAGGTTCAGGCCCAAGCTGGTGCAGGCCTGCCGGGCCGCCTCCACCAGGCCCAGGTTGACCAGGTTGTTTTCGAGGTGGGGGCCGAGCAGGTATTCCGCCGACAGGTAGGTGGCGGTGCGCACGTGCTCGCGGGTGTAGGTGTCAGCCGTATCCACCCAGTTGCGCAGCAGGCGGTCGCGCACCGCCAGGGCCAGGCAGCGGTAGTGGTCGTGGCGGGTGGCCAAGGAGGCGGATTTGGCCTGACTGAAAAAGAGATGACGCTGCATCGATTCAACCAGCGCCTTGCTTTCGGCAGAGGCCATCCGCACCATTTCCAAAATGAAATTCTGAATGGAATAGCTGGAATTGGCAGGGAGGCTGTGGGGAAAGCCAGACAATTTTGAGGTCGAATCGCTCGAGTGGTAACAACGGCGGCAATTTCAGGGCAGCTCGAAGGCTTTGGGTAGGTATTGATTGATGTCCCCCGGCGAACCCATGCCCTCCCAGCCCCGCCTCGATGCCATCGAGAAGATTCTCAGCCGCCAACCCATTGCCACCGCACCGATCCAGTCACTCGATGAGCTGTGGGCCAGTGACGTCTTCACGCTGGACAAGATGAAGGCGGCGCTGCCGAAGGAGATTTTCAAGTCGGTGCAGCGCACCATCAAGGAGGGCAGCAAGCTCGACGTTTCGGTGGCCAACGTGGTAGCCCAGGCGATGAAGGAATGGGCCACCGCCCGCGGCGCCCTTTATTACTCCCACGTCTTCTACCCACTCACCAACTCCACCGCCGAGAAGCACGACGGCTTCATCTCCCCCCAGGGCGACGGCACGGCCTTCACCGAATTCACCGGCAAGGTGCTGGTGCAGGGCGAGCCAGACGGCTCCTCCTTCCCGAACGGCGGCATCCGCTCCACCTTCGAGGCCCGCGGCTACACCGCCTGGGACATCACCAGTCCGGCCTATCTGATGGAGACACCCAATGGCCTCACCCTCTGCATCCCGACGGTGTTTGTGTCCTGGACCGGCGAAGCCCTCGACAAGAAAACGCCCCTGCTGCGCTCGATCGCCGCGGTGAACAAGCAGGCCCACAAGCTGCTCAGCCTGTTGGGTGAAACCAACATCGCCCCGGTCAACTCCAGCTGCGGCGCTGAGCAGGAGTACTTCCTGATCGACAGCGCCTACGTGCCCCTGCGGCCTGATCTGCTGCTAGCCGGCCGCACCCTGTTCGGTCGGCCGTCGGCCAAGGGTCAGCAGTTTGACGACCACTACTTCGGTGCTATCCCGGAGCGGGTGCAGGTGTTCATGCAGGAGGTGGAGCGGCAGATGTACAAGCTTGGGATCCCGGCCAAGACGCGCCACAACGAGGTGGCACCCTCCCAGTTCGAGATCGCGCCCTTCTTCGAAGCCGCGAACGTGGCCACAGACCACCAGCAGCTGACGATGACCATCCTGCGAGCCACCGCCAAGAAGCATGGCCTGGCCTGCCTGCTGCACGAGAAACCCTTTGCCGGCATCAATGGCTCGGGCAAACACGTCAACTGGTCGATCGGCAACGCCACCCAGGGGAACCTGCTCGATCCGGGCAAGACGCCCCACGAAAACCTCCAGTTCCTGCTCTTCTGCGGAGCCGTGATCCGGGGCGTGCACCTGTATGGCCCTCTGCTGCGGGCAGTGATCGCCACCGCCAGCAACGACCACCGCCTGGGCGCCAACGAAGCGCCACCGGCGATCATCTCGGTTTATCTGGGCAGCCAGCTCGAAGATGTGTTCAACCAGATCCGCGAGGGCCGGCTCTCCGGCTCTGCGATCGGCGGCGTGATGAACTTCGGCGTGGACACCCTGCCGGAATTCGACAAGGACGCCGGCGATCGCAACCGCACCTCGCCCTTCGCCTTCACCGGCAACCGCTTCGAATTCCGCGCCGTCGGCTCGAACCAGTCGGTGGCGGGGCCGCTGGTGACACTCAACACGATCCTGGCCGACTCGCTCAACTGGATTGCCGGCGAACTGGAAACCAAGCTCTCCAGCGGTTTCGGCCTGGAGGAGGGGGCCCTGGCTGTGCTCAAGACCACGATCACCAACCACGGCGCGGTGGTGTTCGGCGGCAACGGCTACTCGGAAGAATGGCACCACATGGCAGTGGCGGAGCGGGGCCTGGAAAACCTCCGCACCACCGCCGATGCCCTGCCGGTGCTGGAGCGGCCGGCTATCCGCGAGTTGTTCGAGCGCACGGGCGTGCTCTCGGCCGTCGAGCTGCAGAGCCGTTTTGAGGTCTACGCCGAGCAGTACATCCTGGCGATCGATGTGGAGGCCAAGCTGGCCGTCCAGATCGCCCGCACCCAGGTGTATCCGGCGGCAATCCGCTATCTGGGCGAACTGGCCGAATCCCTGCAACTGCAGAGCTCCCTCGGCATCCAGGTATGCCCGGAAAGCTCCAAGCAGGTTGCCGAACTGTGCCAGTCCCTGATGGACATCAGCGGCCAGTTGCAGGGTGCAATTGAGAATCCACCCCATGGCACCGAAGCCCATATGCGCTATAGCGCCGACACCCTGGTGCCTTTGATGGCGGAACTGCGGGGCGTGGTTGATGGCCTGGAGGCCCTGGTGGACGACAACCTCTGGCCCTTGCCCACCTACCAGGAGATGCTGTTCGTGCGCTGAGTTACTGCAGGAGCGTCACTGGGGGAACACGCTGATCTTGGCGTGTTCCCGATAACTGGGGTCGGCCATGGTGTCGACCTCAAACCAGGTCCAGGTGGCGCTGGGTTCTGGAGTGCACCGGGTCAGGGGCCACTCGATTCGCCGCCGCTGGTAGGTGAGCCCCACACAGGTGAGGGCGACATCGTCGGCCATCAGCGACCAGAGCACATGCACCTCGCCCCGGTCATAGGCGATCGGCGTCCCATGGATCCCCTGCTCGGGGAGCCAGCCGGGCAACTTGGTGAGGCTGAGCTGGTTTTCCCAGCAGAGATAGGAGCCGTTGTCGGTGGGATAGAACCAGCAGGTTTCGTTCTCCGCCTCCGTCAGCGCGAAGCGATCCACCAACTGCACCGCCTGCAGCTGCAGCGGCGGGCCGCCGGCCGGCCGCTCCCCCTCCGGCCAGGCCAGGCCGCTGAGGGCGTAGACGCCGATCCACAGAGATGGCACCTCCAATTGGGGAACGAGGGCGTCGCAAATCAGTGCACGGCGGGGGGGAGAACCTGGCAAGGGGTCGGGTAGGGGGTCTTCGCCGGTGATGGTGGCGCTGCTGCTGCCCACAAGTTGGTCGAGGGTGCCCGACCAGCCATCCGGGAGGCGGAAGATCCGCAGCGAGCGTCCCAGCCCCGGGCCCCTCTGCTGGGCACCGACCAACTGCTGCCAATCCACGTCTTCCCCGGGCAGCTCCTGGCTCCCGGCGAGCACAAAAGCAAGGGTGTTCAGCATGGGCTGCCGGGGACAGATGGAAGCCGGCGGAAAGGGGCCGGTAGGTATTAGACCCTAGGAGCCCTGACCCGCTGCAGTGGTGTTGGTCGCTGCCGATCAGGCCGGGCGCAGCACCACCTCAACGATCACAAAGCCAACCAGAGCTGCTAGAGCCAACAGGGAGGACAGCCGCACCAACACCTCATGCAAACTGAATCTTAAGAAAATCCTAGGAGCCATGGCTGATTGCGGCGAGAACGGCACCAGGTCTTCACATCTCGATGACCCGGGCGGCCAGCCCAGCCCTCCCCTGGTGCTTGTGCATGGGCTGCTGGATAGCCCGCTGGTGTTTAACGGCCTCAAACGTTCCCTGGCCAACCGGCGCCAGCCCCTGCTGCTGCCAGATCTGCCCTTGCGGCTCGGGCTCACCCCCGTGCGGGAAGCGGCGGAACTGCTGGGCAGCCACATCGAGGCGGCCTTCGGGTGCGAGCAGCCCCTAGACCTGCTGGGCTTCTCGATCGGCGGGGTGATCGCCCGCACCTGGGTGCAACTGCTTGGGGGCCACCGGCGCACCCGCCGCCTGACCAGCGTGGGCAGTCCCCAGCAGGGCACCCTCACCGCCCACCCCTGGCCGGCTCGCCTGCTGGCTGGCATAGCCGATCTCAGGTATGGCAGCCAACTGCTGGAGCAGCTCAACGGCAACCTCAGCAACCTGGCTGGGATCGAGTGCTGCAGCTTTTACTCAGCTATCGATCTGGCGGTGCTGCCGGGCTGGCGGGCCGTATTGCCGGTCGGCAGACGCCAGATGCTGCCGGTGTGGGCCCATCCCCAACTGCTGCGCTCGGCGCGGGCCCTGAAGCCCCTCACCGAGGAGCTGCTGCGGCCATGAGCGCCAGCGCTTCCCTGGCCGTTCTGCAATGCGCCCTAGGCTGGCTCTGCTGGAGCCTGCTGGTGGGAGCCCTGGCCAACCGGATTCCAGCCAGCTGGCTAGCAGCGGGGCACTGGATCTGGCGGCGACCTTGGCGGGAAAGCCGCCAGGCCTTCGAGCGGCGCCTGGCAATTCGTCGCTGGAAGGGCTGGCTCCCCGATGCAGGTAATGCCTTACCAAAAGGGGTAGCCAAGGAGGCCTTGGTGGGCCGCAATCGTGCCGATCTCGAGCGGCTGGTGCTGGAAACCAGAAGGGCAGAACTGGTCCACTTGCTGCTTTGGCCCTTCTGGATCGTCACATCCAGCTGGCTGGCGCCGGCGGAAGTGCTGCTCAACCTGCTGTTTGCCTACTGCTTCAACCTGCCCTGTATTTGGATACAGCGCTACAATCGGCTGAGGCTAATCAGGCTGCTGGAGAGGCACCCTTAGAAGCGGAACCAGACCCGGCGGCCGAGCACGGGCCGGACGGCTGAACTTTCGATCGAGCCGTAGGCGGCATAGGTGGGCTGGGGAGCAGGGACCGATTCCCAACGCAGGGCTGGCCGATCAAGCTGAACTAGCTCCATCGGATCAGGTGTGGCAACAATGGCCAGAACCTGGGAGTGGAGAATGCGCTCGTGGGCAGGCACCCGCTCCCAGCGAGGGTTGGCCGAGGCCAGGGTGATGCTGGCGGCAGGGGTGGAACCTGGGGCAGGAACTATTTCCCAGCGGGGCTTCTGAGCCTGGGCAACCACTTCCCAGCCGGGGTATGCGGCCTTGACCGGGAGCGCCTGGGGCTGG
Protein-coding regions in this window:
- a CDS encoding universal stress protein; the protein is MTFHHLLVPTDGSELSSQAVAQAVELAGAIGARLTLFHVQTNFPISLVGVGELVDPHTVDTLVKAARARAEQILTEAGAMAEAAAVPWGRETVVHALPHGAILEAAGRLGADLIVMASHGRRGLEGVLLGSETQRVLSQSPCPVLVVR
- a CDS encoding ParB-like protein; its protein translation is MALRLPPYQELPAPGPASELLEIPIAQLRPTQLCVGLAEVRSRLRDFSAEDAGERRSYLGSKPVPLVRNRAGQMWMVDRHHRLRALIEIAPGATAFGYVVLELDSDDPLQVLEILKERGWLYLYDGRGLGPLSPSALPAQLTGLQDDPYRSLVWKLKKEGVIEPAPLIPFHEFRWGAWLRSRPLPPFSSEQLEPALPRAMALAKSKAASHLAGWKGSA
- a CDS encoding glutamine synthetase III gives rise to the protein MPSQPRLDAIEKILSRQPIATAPIQSLDELWASDVFTLDKMKAALPKEIFKSVQRTIKEGSKLDVSVANVVAQAMKEWATARGALYYSHVFYPLTNSTAEKHDGFISPQGDGTAFTEFTGKVLVQGEPDGSSFPNGGIRSTFEARGYTAWDITSPAYLMETPNGLTLCIPTVFVSWTGEALDKKTPLLRSIAAVNKQAHKLLSLLGETNIAPVNSSCGAEQEYFLIDSAYVPLRPDLLLAGRTLFGRPSAKGQQFDDHYFGAIPERVQVFMQEVERQMYKLGIPAKTRHNEVAPSQFEIAPFFEAANVATDHQQLTMTILRATAKKHGLACLLHEKPFAGINGSGKHVNWSIGNATQGNLLDPGKTPHENLQFLLFCGAVIRGVHLYGPLLRAVIATASNDHRLGANEAPPAIISVYLGSQLEDVFNQIREGRLSGSAIGGVMNFGVDTLPEFDKDAGDRNRTSPFAFTGNRFEFRAVGSNQSVAGPLVTLNTILADSLNWIAGELETKLSSGFGLEEGALAVLKTTITNHGAVVFGGNGYSEEWHHMAVAERGLENLRTTADALPVLERPAIRELFERTGVLSAVELQSRFEVYAEQYILAIDVEAKLAVQIARTQVYPAAIRYLGELAESLQLQSSLGIQVCPESSKQVAELCQSLMDISGQLQGAIENPPHGTEAHMRYSADTLVPLMAELRGVVDGLEALVDDNLWPLPTYQEMLFVR
- a CDS encoding DUF2811 domain-containing protein, translating into MSTERLHLQRCMESCIESCMEPGIEQEAASVSLEAEVPEVLFEGMKEFLLQHPQWDQYRLISSALASFLFQNGCSDQNVAQHYLNGFSLNS
- a CDS encoding sirohydrochlorin chelatase, which encodes MASPSGLDLSQGPHGPIGVLVCGHGSRNRLAVAEFAQLARGLQAQLPAVPVEYGYLEFARPILRDGLDALRAKGVGQVLAVPAMLFAAGHAKNDIPSVLNTYAAETGLRIDYGRELGIDLNMIQAAGARIREALAQAPTDVPLHETLLVVVGRGSSDPDANSNVSKVTRMLVEGFGFGWGETVYSGVTFPLVEPGLRHVVRLGYRRVIVFPYFLFSGVLVSRIRQHTERVAADHPEVEFLQASYLADHPLVLGTFVERVAEVVRGDTQMNCSLCKYRAQVLGFETEVGAPQHSHHHHVEGLTDGCDLCERECTGACQPDGVPLPAAGHHHEHSHHHQNSHHHAPYPHADHPLGPGTLRKGGGTGG
- a CDS encoding GMC oxidoreductase, which encodes MADPALQPDAIVVGSGATGGVAAMVLAEAGLNVLVLEAGPELGWREALGSEPLNSARRLAHISSGKQRLQRHHPGYWKHNPNLFVDERRNPYTTPADAPFLWTRGRQVGGKSLTWGGITLRLSDYEFQADARTGQGPGWPIGSRELAPYYGRLEQLLGVHGGCDGLSQLPDGHFLPPLPFTPGERHLQSRIAAELGLPLIHSRGFRLHRQAGWPRSASQGSTLARALATGRTQVRSNAVVSHLLIRGDRAEGVVLVNGATGAQERLSAPLVVLCASTIETVRILLHSSEAHQSGGLVDPSASLGRHLMDHISSSRFFSIAGVGPPQEEVELSGAGSCFIPNTVNLEPGSQSDFQGGYGLWCALQRFDPPKLLQRRRGEAVGFLIGHGDVLPDPANQVTLNTNQLDAWGLPTVHINCRWGANEQRLLAHMHGRMEDVVAAAGGQIRAIEELFVLPLLEPWLRTSLAVSPGAPPPGYYIHELGGARMAATADGGVVNSLNQCWGAANVLVVDGACWPRAGWQSPTLTEMAITWRACEAAAERLRHGG
- a CDS encoding glycogen/starch/alpha-glucan phosphorylase, which translates into the protein MASAESKALVESMQRHLFFSQAKSASLATRHDHYRCLALAVRDRLLRNWVDTADTYTREHVRTATYLSAEYLLGPHLENNLVNLGLVEAARQACTSLGLNLQELIAEEPEPGLGNGGLGRLAACFQESMATLELPAIGYGIRYEFGIFRQQITPHGQVESTDPWLAQGNPWELIRPEWSYPVQIGEHTVIGVAYDTPILGYGVNTANTLRLWSAVAPEAFDFASFNAGDYTRAVLRKMQSETLSKVLYPNDELDQGKRLRLSQQIFFVSCSLQDMFRILRGQGLEVTEFHHKFAVQLNDTHPAIAVAELMRLLLDVHGVDWDTAWSITTASISYTNHTLLPEALETWGVELFEQLLPRQLEIIYEINSRFLRMARIRYPGDFQILQRISLIEEGPQRRVRMANLAVVGSHHVNGVAELHSTLLKQHLFADLARIWPERFTNVTNGVTPRRWLAVANPPLATLLDEVIGERWRTHLEELEGLAPYADDPAFLERWQAVRDLGKQRLAQYMRKELGVLVDHNSLFDVQVKRIHEYKRQHLAALQIVERYLRIREGENLPPRTFVFGGKAAPGYAIAKLIIRLLVGIADVVNMDPAMDGRLKVVFLPNFSVSLGQLVYPAVDLSEQISTAGKEASGTGNMKMALNGAVTIGTLDGANIEIRDCVGAENFFLFGHTAEQIEQLGHSGYHPMPWIEQDPVVRQALELIGSGYFSEGDGELFHPLLASLTSHDPFRVMADVADYRRAQNEVDGAWINRSRWARMSLHNTMKCGFFSSDRSIADYAERIWKVAPVRVQASADAPVP